A DNA window from Primulina tabacum isolate GXHZ01 chromosome 12, ASM2559414v2, whole genome shotgun sequence contains the following coding sequences:
- the LOC142521322 gene encoding kinesin-like protein KIN-7N, whose translation MDTQRWKLKMNVAVRLRPPREESDEIWKVENNRVLLHGIHTFDFVNVFDKDCSNGTVYQLLIKKLILGAMEGFHATAFAYGQTNSGKTFTMTGTENDPGIIHRAVKDLFANIKKSSNRKFVISVSYMEIYNEEIIDLLAAEKKKLEIKENLLKGVHVAGLRVEIVNSVDEAFSLIQVGEARRHFGDMNMNARSSMSHTIFRMNLVDLAGSERAAQTQAGGVCLREGEHNDKSLTLFCSIINKLSDDENQSYQIPYGDSKLTDILRHTVRGKEYTTIICTIAPEQTHIEETKRTLEFASRAKKITICVKVNKIDSRDKKAQKSLDKYEILCVAISNVQRLEEIAKKKEDEKDEESEEEEHGEEDEEEYDAGDYGERYSGSSEEDDV comes from the exons ATGGATACTCAACGTTGGAAACTGAAAATGAATGTCGCCGTTAGATTGAGACCTCCACGCGAGGAATCGGACGAAATTTGGAAAGTTGAAAATAATCGCGTACTGCTGCATGGAATTCATACATTTGATTTTG TTAATGTCTTCGACAAGGATTGCAGTAATGGTACAGTTTATCAGCTTCTGATTAAGAAATTGATCCTGGGTGCCATGGAAGGATTCCATG CAACAGCATTTGCATATGGACAAACAAATAGCGGGAAAACTTTTACCATGACAGGAACGGAAAATGATCCAGGAATTATCCATAGGGCCGTAAAAGATCTTTTTGCTAACATTAAGAAG TCATCTAATAGGAAGTTTGTGATAAGTGTTTCCTACATGGAAATTTATAACGAAGAGATTATTGACCTTCTTGCTGCGGAGAAGAAAAAACTTGAAATTAAAGAGAACTTGCTG AAGGGAGTACATGTTGCAGGGCTTAGAGTGGAGATTGTGAACAGCGTCGATGAAGCGTTTAGTCTTATTCAAGTTGGAGAAG CTCGTAGGCATTTTGGTGACATGAACATGAATGCTCGCAGTAGCATGTCACACACTATTTTTCGAATG AACTTGGTTGACTTAGCTGGATCAGAAAGAGCAGCTCAAACTCAGGCTGGGGGAGTTTGTTTGAGAGAAGGTGAACACAATGACAAGAGCCTAACGTTATTCTGTTCTATTATCAACAAATTAAGCGATGATGAAAACCAAAG CTATCAAATTCCTTATGGTGACAGCAAGCTTACTGATATTCTTCGACATACTGTACGTGGTAAGGAGTATACTACAATAATTTGCACCATTGCACCAGAACAG ACTCACATAGAAGAGACAAAAAGAACTCTTGAGTTTGCCAGCCGAGCGAAGAAGATCACCATTTGTGTTAAAGTGAATAAG ATAGACTCACGTGACAAGAAGGCTCAAAAGTCGCTTGACAAATATGAG ATACTGTGTGTTGCGATTTCCAATGTTCAGAGACTAGAAGAAATAGCAAAAAAGAAGGAGGATGAAAAAGATGAAGAAAGTGAGGAGGAGGAGCATGGTGAAGAGGATGAAGAAGAATATGATGCTGGAGATTACGGA GAAAGATATTCTGGCAGCAGCGAAGAAGACGACGTGTGA